A window from Garra rufa chromosome 14, GarRuf1.0, whole genome shotgun sequence encodes these proteins:
- the LOC141285308 gene encoding chymotrypsin-like protease CTRL-1: protein MVIGCGVRPFISHPAHDLMFKRSISVAEDLPKDLPEDLPEDLPKDLAKYRAQNLPEDVIHLVGGNLVIQSWPWQVSIKTSSGELICAGSLIDKNWILTAAHCLVEPTHHYVVLGQNDLASKDEFVQVKNISKVITHPDFNKQTMHNDIALLKLSSSVEITSRISPICLPSSVPHIHPGTLCVITGWGITKDEWISQFLQEATVPIVSQTRCRRVWVMNNITDAMICAGASGASSCQGDSGGPLMCERSGVWYQVGIVSWGDEDCVKDRPVIYTRVSSFNTWISETIRLN, encoded by the exons ATGGTAATAGGATGCGGGGTACGTCCATTTATTAGTCACCCGGCACATGACCTCATGTTCAAAAGATCTATAAGTGTTGCTGAGGATCTACCTAAGGATCTACCCGAGGATCTACCTGAGGATCTACCCAAGGATCTAGCAAAATATCGGGCACAAAATCTGCCAGAAGATGTAATACATCTTGTTGGGGGAAATCTGGTTATTCAGTCATGGCCCTGGCAGGTCTCCATTAAG ACATCAAGTGGTGAGCTCATCTGTGCTGGTTCCCTGATCGACAAAAACTGGATCCTTACTGCTGCCCACTGTTTAgtaga GCCTACACATCACTATGTTGTCCTTGGACAGAATGACCTTGCCTCTAAAGATGAATTTGTTCAAgtcaaaaacatttcaaag GTCATCACTCATCCTGACTTCAACAAACAGACCATGCACAACGATATTGCACTACTGAAATTGTCCAGTTCAGTAGAGATTACATCCCGTATCTCTCCTATATGTCTGCCTAGCTCCGTCCCGCACATCCACCCTGGGACTCTTTGTGTCATCACTGGCTGGGGCATAACTAAAGATGAAT GGATTTCTCAATTCCTGCAGGAGGCCACTGTGCCAATAGTGAGTCAAACTCGGTGTAGGCGGGTTTGGGTTATGAACAATATCACAGATGCCATGATCTGTGCTGGAGCCTCTGGAGCCTCGTCTTGTCAG GGTGATTCTGGTGGTCCTCTGATGTGTGAAAGGTCAGGTGTTTGGTACCAAGTGGGCATTGTTTCCTGGGGTGATGAAGACTGCGTCAAGGACAGACCAGTCATCTACACCCGTGTCTCTTCCTTTAATACATGGATCAGTGAAACCATCAGATTAAACTAG